A window of the Streptomyces sp. NBC_00250 genome harbors these coding sequences:
- a CDS encoding cytosine permease, producing MPHDASEAAGATHDGAMETRGLEPVPDAERTGRVRELFPTWVAANISVLLLTMGAGLIVFNGLNFWQVLAVAVAAPVLSYGIVGLISIAGKRGGAPGMALSRAVFGQRGNLFPGALIWVARWGWETINAVTGAYAVLTVLDLLFGVKSNTFLIVVTLLLFVTCTFLVSGLGINALRVCSKWSTYLFGAFSVLVLVYLVANTDWSAVFDKPAGSTAMMIAGIGTIAAGGISWVPSGPDFTRYLPRTASSKAMVGSTVGGAGIVVLPMVLMGAVMAVSTPDLASAQDPVSFIGELLPMWISVPYLVIALIGMLLINSMSMYSAGFTAQTLGIKVSRAAAVSVNAVISLIFGFLLMVVATSFIGSFISFLTLLAVAFSAWIGVFGVDMLRRRSYDAVALMDTTRTSAYWYRGGFAWQAMTSWAVALVVGLLFTKVDWFSGPLASSWIGENGLGWAATIVVAGVLYAVLPRTRAPERSPVEPDEVRETVSI from the coding sequence ATGCCCCACGACGCCTCCGAAGCCGCAGGCGCGACGCACGACGGCGCCATGGAGACCCGCGGTCTCGAACCCGTCCCCGACGCCGAGCGGACCGGGCGGGTCCGCGAGCTCTTCCCGACCTGGGTGGCCGCGAACATCAGTGTGCTGCTGCTCACGATGGGCGCCGGCCTGATCGTCTTCAACGGCCTGAACTTCTGGCAGGTCCTGGCCGTGGCGGTCGCCGCGCCCGTCCTCTCGTACGGGATCGTCGGTCTGATCTCGATCGCGGGCAAGCGGGGCGGCGCGCCCGGGATGGCGCTGTCGCGAGCCGTGTTCGGTCAGCGGGGAAACCTTTTTCCCGGAGCGCTGATCTGGGTCGCCCGCTGGGGCTGGGAGACCATCAACGCGGTCACCGGCGCCTACGCGGTGCTGACCGTCCTCGACCTGCTCTTCGGGGTGAAGTCGAACACGTTCCTCATCGTGGTGACGCTGCTGCTCTTCGTCACCTGCACCTTCCTCGTCTCGGGCCTCGGGATCAACGCGCTGCGGGTGTGCAGCAAGTGGTCCACGTACCTCTTCGGCGCCTTCTCGGTCCTCGTCCTGGTCTATCTGGTGGCGAACACCGACTGGTCGGCGGTCTTCGACAAGCCGGCCGGTTCGACGGCGATGATGATCGCGGGCATCGGCACGATCGCGGCCGGCGGCATCAGCTGGGTGCCCTCGGGCCCCGACTTCACCCGCTATCTGCCCCGTACGGCCTCGTCGAAGGCGATGGTCGGCTCGACGGTCGGCGGCGCCGGGATCGTCGTCCTGCCGATGGTCCTGATGGGCGCGGTCATGGCGGTGTCGACGCCGGACCTGGCCTCGGCGCAGGACCCGGTCTCCTTCATCGGTGAGCTGCTTCCGATGTGGATCTCCGTGCCGTACCTGGTGATCGCCCTGATCGGGATGCTGCTGATCAACTCGATGTCGATGTACTCGGCCGGGTTCACCGCGCAGACCCTGGGCATCAAGGTCTCGCGCGCGGCGGCGGTCAGCGTCAACGCGGTGATCAGCCTGATCTTCGGCTTCCTGCTCATGGTGGTGGCGACCAGCTTCATCGGCTCGTTCATCTCCTTCCTGACCCTGCTCGCGGTGGCGTTCTCGGCCTGGATCGGCGTCTTCGGCGTGGACATGCTGCGGCGCAGGTCGTACGACGCGGTGGCGCTCATGGACACCACCCGGACCAGCGCCTACTGGTACCGGGGCGGTTTCGCCTGGCAGGCGATGACGTCGTGGGCGGTGGCGCTGGTCGTGGGGCTGCTCTTCACGAAGGTCGACTGGTTCTCCGGTCCGCTCGCCTCCTCCTGGATCGGCGAGAACGGCCTGGGCTGGGCGGCGACGATCGTGGTGGCGGGTGTGCTGTACGCCGTGCTGCCCCGCACGCGCGCGCCGGAGCGGTCGCCGGTGGAGCCGGACGAGGTCCGCGAGACCGTTTCCATCTGA
- a CDS encoding bifunctional DNA primase/polymerase: MGFTIGGIREMRSGARRRVRTTECTAVAEYTGLWGWDVVPGARAVSGQCSCGDPACTAPGAHPLSFAEPVPAGVALDDATKAWSEYPGAALLLPVGRAFDVIEVAEAAGRRALVRLERMGLPLGPVCATPTGRARFFVAPGAAAELPQLLYRMGWDDADLDLHCLGPGSYVTAPPSDLGGLGPVRWLRPPTLDTAGAPPQARLLLGTLAYICHRTHF; this comes from the coding sequence ATGGGTTTCACGATCGGCGGCATTCGTGAGATGCGGTCCGGCGCACGCCGCCGCGTACGCACCACGGAGTGCACAGCGGTGGCCGAGTACACAGGACTGTGGGGCTGGGACGTGGTGCCCGGAGCTCGGGCCGTCTCCGGCCAGTGCTCCTGCGGGGATCCGGCGTGTACGGCCCCGGGCGCGCACCCCCTCTCCTTCGCGGAACCGGTCCCGGCCGGCGTCGCCCTCGACGACGCGACCAAGGCGTGGTCGGAGTACCCGGGCGCGGCGCTGCTGCTGCCGGTGGGCAGGGCCTTCGACGTGATCGAGGTCGCGGAGGCGGCAGGCCGCCGCGCGCTCGTCCGGCTGGAGCGCATGGGGCTGCCGCTGGGCCCGGTGTGCGCGACGCCGACGGGCCGGGCGCGGTTCTTCGTGGCGCCCGGGGCGGCGGCCGAGCTGCCGCAGCTCCTCTACCGGATGGGCTGGGACGACGCCGATCTGGATCTGCACTGTCTGGGGCCGGGCAGTTACGTCACCGCTCCCCCGTCGGACCTGGGCGGGCTCGGTCCGGTGCGCTGGCTGCGGCCCCCGACGCTGGACACGGCGGGCGCGCCGCCGCAGGCGCGACTGCTGCTCGGCACGCTGGCGTACATCTGCCATCGCACCCACTTCTGA
- a CDS encoding LLM class flavin-dependent oxidoreductase: protein MPFSVVRFNLVDPRATPESLSARYRAAVEMAAYADAHGVDTVQTEEHHGVDNNWLPSPFAFAGAVFGATKRIAVTVSAIIGPLHDPLRLAEDIAVLDLLSGGRLVTVAGIGYRPEEYEERGVDWGRRGKLQDLLLETLLTAWTGEPFTYQGRTVRVTPRPFTQPHPMLLVGGSSRAAARRAARLGLPFFPSAHLPDLEAYYRERCAEYGTEGWTMMPAEVTPLLHLSEDPDRTWAEYGEHFLHEARTYASWQSKDIRSAVRSTATTVAELRAEGVYRVVTPEECVALGLESLVLHPLCGGMPVEEGWRGLRLFCEDVLPRLKA, encoded by the coding sequence ATGCCGTTCAGCGTCGTACGGTTCAACCTCGTCGATCCCCGCGCGACCCCCGAATCCCTCTCGGCCCGCTACCGGGCCGCCGTCGAGATGGCCGCGTACGCCGACGCCCACGGGGTCGACACCGTGCAGACCGAGGAGCACCACGGGGTCGACAACAACTGGCTGCCGTCCCCCTTCGCGTTCGCGGGGGCGGTCTTCGGCGCGACGAAGCGGATCGCCGTCACCGTCTCCGCGATCATCGGGCCGCTGCACGACCCGCTGCGGCTCGCCGAGGACATCGCCGTCCTCGACCTGCTGAGCGGCGGGCGGCTGGTGACGGTGGCGGGGATCGGGTACCGGCCGGAGGAGTACGAGGAGCGCGGGGTCGACTGGGGGCGGCGCGGGAAGCTCCAGGACCTGCTCCTGGAGACCCTGCTGACGGCGTGGACCGGGGAGCCGTTCACGTATCAGGGCCGTACGGTACGGGTCACCCCGCGGCCCTTCACCCAGCCGCATCCGATGCTGCTCGTCGGGGGTTCGTCGCGGGCGGCGGCGCGGCGGGCGGCCCGGCTCGGGCTGCCGTTCTTCCCGAGCGCGCACCTGCCGGACCTTGAGGCGTACTACCGGGAGCGGTGCGCGGAGTACGGCACGGAGGGCTGGACGATGATGCCGGCCGAGGTGACGCCGCTGCTGCATCTGTCGGAGGACCCGGACCGGACCTGGGCGGAGTACGGGGAGCACTTCCTGCACGAGGCGCGGACGTACGCCTCCTGGCAGTCGAAGGACATCCGTTCGGCGGTGCGGTCGACGGCGACGACGGTGGCGGAGCTGCGCGCGGAGGGGGTCTACCGGGTCGTCACCCCGGAGGAGTGCGTGGCGCTCGGCCTGGAGAGCCTGGTGCTGCATCCGCTGTGCGGCGGGATGCCGGTCGAGGAGGGGTGGCGCGGTCTGCGGCTGTTCTGCGAGGACGTACTGCCCCGGCTCAAGGCGTAG
- a CDS encoding sugar porter family MFS transporter, which yields MTNTAQAPTPPPSEGRAAHPDHLGHVIFITASAAMGGFLFGYDSSVINGAVEAIRDRYDIGSGTLAQVIAIALIGCAIGAATAGRIADRIGRIRCMQISAVLFAVSAVGSALPFALWDLALWRIVGGFAIGMASVIGPAYIAEVAPAAYRGRLGSFQQAAIVIGIAISQLVNYGILQLADGDQRGEIGGLEAWQWMLGVMVVPALLYGMLSFAIPESPRFLISVGKIDRAKEVLSEVEGHGVDLDHRVAEIDAAMRSEHKSTFKDLLVVGSRFRLLPIVWVGIGLSVFQQLVGINVAFYYSSTLWQSVGIDPSSSFFYSFTTSIINIIGTVIAMVLVDRVGRKPLALVGSVGMAIALAVEAWAFSADLVDGKLPETQGVVALVAAHVFVLFFALSWGVVVWVFLGEMFPNRIRAAALGVAASAQWIANWAITASFPSLADWNLSGTYMIYTFFAVLSIPFVLRYVKETKGKALEEMG from the coding sequence GTGACCAACACCGCGCAGGCGCCCACGCCGCCGCCTTCCGAAGGCCGAGCCGCCCACCCGGACCACCTCGGCCACGTCATCTTCATCACGGCGTCCGCCGCGATGGGCGGTTTCCTCTTCGGATACGACAGCTCCGTCATCAACGGCGCCGTCGAGGCGATCCGCGACCGCTACGACATCGGCTCCGGCACCCTCGCCCAGGTCATCGCCATCGCCCTGATCGGCTGCGCCATCGGCGCCGCCACCGCCGGCCGGATCGCCGACCGCATCGGCCGCATCCGCTGCATGCAGATCTCCGCGGTGCTCTTCGCCGTCAGCGCCGTCGGCTCCGCGCTGCCCTTCGCCCTCTGGGACCTTGCGCTCTGGCGGATCGTCGGCGGCTTCGCCATCGGCATGGCCTCCGTCATCGGCCCGGCGTACATCGCCGAGGTCGCCCCCGCCGCCTACCGCGGCCGCCTCGGCTCCTTCCAGCAGGCCGCGATCGTCATCGGCATCGCCATCTCCCAGCTGGTCAACTACGGCATCCTCCAGCTCGCCGACGGCGACCAGCGCGGCGAGATCGGCGGCCTGGAGGCCTGGCAGTGGATGCTCGGCGTGATGGTCGTGCCCGCGCTCCTCTACGGCATGCTCTCCTTCGCCATCCCCGAGTCGCCCCGCTTCCTCATCTCCGTCGGGAAGATCGACCGGGCCAAGGAGGTCCTCTCCGAGGTCGAGGGCCACGGCGTCGACCTCGACCACCGCGTCGCCGAGATCGACGCGGCCATGCGCAGCGAGCACAAGTCCACCTTCAAGGACCTGCTCGTCGTCGGCTCCCGCTTCCGACTGCTCCCCATCGTCTGGGTCGGCATCGGACTCTCGGTCTTCCAGCAGCTCGTCGGCATCAACGTCGCGTTCTACTACTCCTCGACGCTCTGGCAGTCCGTCGGCATCGACCCGTCGAGCTCGTTCTTCTACTCGTTCACCACGTCGATCATCAACATCATCGGCACCGTGATCGCGATGGTCCTGGTCGACCGCGTCGGCCGCAAGCCGCTCGCCCTCGTCGGCTCCGTCGGCATGGCGATCGCCCTCGCCGTCGAGGCCTGGGCCTTCTCCGCCGACCTCGTCGACGGCAAACTGCCCGAGACCCAGGGCGTCGTGGCCCTCGTCGCGGCCCATGTCTTCGTGCTCTTCTTCGCCCTCTCGTGGGGCGTGGTGGTCTGGGTCTTCCTCGGCGAGATGTTCCCCAACCGGATCCGCGCGGCCGCCCTCGGCGTCGCCGCCTCCGCCCAGTGGATCGCCAACTGGGCCATCACCGCCAGCTTCCCGTCCCTCGCGGACTGGAACCTCTCCGGCACCTACATGATCTACACGTTCTTCGCCGTGCTCTCGATCCCCTTCGTGCTCAGGTACGTCAAGGAGACCAAGGGCAAGGCGTTGGAGGAGATGGGCTAA
- the ftsY gene encoding signal recognition particle-docking protein FtsY: MELILAVVIALVVAVAVTSGLVISGRKKKQLPPAEPPSTTPTITAPPAEPHVGEEAETPREEPRRTVEEVELPAEVAPEAPVVEEPAAPEIEVPEPTAGRLVRLRARLARSQNSLGKGLLTLLSREHLDEDTWEEIEETLLTADVGVAPTQELVERLRERVRVLGTRTPEELRGLLREELVALLGPDLDRTVHTESPADVPGVVMVVGVNGTGKTTTTGKLARVLVADGKSVVLGAADTFRAAAADQLQTWGDRVGARTVRGPEGGDPASIAFDAVKEGIAEGADVVLIDTAGRLHTKTGLMDELGKVKRVVEKHGPLDEILLVLDATTGQNGLIQARVFAEVVDITGIVLTKLDGTAKGGIVVAVQRELGVPVKLVGLGEGPDDLAPFEPGAFVDALIGD, from the coding sequence ATGGAACTCATCCTTGCTGTAGTCATCGCTCTGGTCGTCGCGGTCGCCGTGACGAGCGGGCTCGTGATCAGCGGCCGCAAGAAGAAGCAGCTGCCGCCGGCCGAGCCGCCGTCCACCACGCCGACCATCACCGCTCCGCCCGCCGAACCGCATGTCGGCGAGGAGGCGGAGACGCCGCGGGAGGAACCACGCCGCACGGTCGAGGAGGTCGAACTCCCCGCCGAGGTGGCCCCCGAGGCCCCGGTCGTCGAGGAGCCCGCCGCCCCCGAGATCGAGGTCCCGGAGCCCACCGCGGGCCGTCTCGTACGGCTCCGGGCCCGCCTCGCCCGCTCCCAGAACTCGCTCGGCAAGGGGCTGCTCACGCTCCTGTCCCGCGAGCACCTCGACGAGGACACGTGGGAGGAGATCGAGGAGACCCTTCTCACGGCCGATGTCGGCGTCGCTCCCACCCAGGAGCTCGTCGAGCGGCTGCGCGAGCGGGTCCGGGTGCTGGGCACCCGCACCCCGGAGGAGCTGCGCGGTCTGCTCCGCGAGGAGCTCGTCGCCCTCCTCGGCCCCGACCTCGACCGCACGGTGCACACCGAGAGCCCCGCGGACGTGCCGGGCGTGGTCATGGTCGTCGGCGTCAACGGCACCGGCAAGACCACCACCACCGGCAAGCTGGCCCGCGTCCTCGTCGCCGACGGCAAGTCCGTCGTCCTCGGCGCGGCCGACACCTTCCGCGCCGCCGCCGCCGACCAGCTCCAGACCTGGGGCGACCGGGTCGGCGCCAGGACCGTCCGCGGTCCGGAGGGCGGCGACCCGGCGTCGATCGCCTTCGACGCGGTCAAGGAGGGCATCGCCGAGGGCGCCGACGTCGTCCTCATCGACACCGCCGGCCGGCTCCACACCAAGACCGGCCTCATGGACGAGCTCGGCAAGGTCAAGCGGGTCGTCGAGAAGCACGGCCCGCTCGACGAGATCCTGCTCGTCCTCGACGCCACCACCGGCCAGAACGGTCTGATCCAGGCCCGGGTCTTCGCCGAGGTCGTCGACATCACCGGCATCGTGCTCACCAAGCTCGACGGCACCGCCAAGGGCGGCATCGTCGTCGCCGTCCAGCGCGAGCTGGGCGTCCCGGTCAAGCTGGTCGGCCTGGGCGAGGGCCCGGACGACCTGGCGCCCTTCGAGCCGGGCGCCTTCGTCGACGCCCTGATCGGCGACTGA